The following DNA comes from Marinilactibacillus sp. Marseille-P9653.
TGGATGAAAAGTTCAAACAGATTTATGATACATTATCCTCTGCGTTCTTTCAAATTCAGGAAGCCTCAAGTGAAATCTACAATGAGATGGACAGTCTTGAGTATGATGAAGAACGATTAAATGAGATTGAAGAGAGACTGAATCTGATTCAACAACTCAAAAGAAAGTATGGAACTTCGATAAGCGAAATCAAGACTTTTCTCCAGAATGCAGTTGATGAGCTGGAGAAAATTGAAAATCGCGAAGGTCAAATGGATCATTTAAATAAAAGAGTGGTAGAACTTGAAAGTAAACTTCTTGAAGAAGGAAAAGCATTATCTACATTAAGACGTCAAACGGCTTTGAAACTGGAAAAAGCGATTCATGAACAATTAAAAGAATTGTTTATGGATAAAGTAGTTTTCGAAGTTCAGTTCTTGAGAGACATTAAAGCATTTAGGATGGATAGTGCACATGATAACGGTTTGGATAAGATAGAATTTTATGTATCAACTAATCCAGGGGAACCGTTAAAACCACTGGTCAAAGTTGCATCTGGAGGAGAATTATCTCGCATGATGTTAGCGATGAAGACGGTGTTCTCAAAAGAACAAGGCATAACGAGTATTATATTTGATGAGGTAGATACAGGTGTCAGCGGGAGAGTTGCACAAGCGATTGCAGATAAAATTTATTCAGTCGCTTTTCATTCTCAAGTATTATGTATTACACATTTACCCCAAGTCGCTGCTATGGCAGATCAGCATTTATACATTAGTAAAGTCATCGTTGAAGACAGAACAAGTACGCACGTAGAGCAACTAGCGGATAAAGACAAGATTTCAGAAGTTGCGAGAATGCTCGCCGGTAGTGAGATCACGAAGCTAACGATGGATACCGCAAATGAACTGCTTTTGTTGGCTTCAAAGAAAAAGAAAGTATAAAAAAAGTCATGGAGAATCCCCATGACTTTGGTCTATAATAAAACGCCTAGTATAGCAGCAATTGCTGGGAAAGCCATTAAGATGACCATTGCCCAAATAATGATTTTAGAGATTAAACCTGATTTACTTTTTTTATTGTCTTTTTTTACCACTAGTCTACACCAACTTTCTAAGTGATGGTTGCTTGTCAGTTAATAGTGTACGCAATATAAGCTTTTTTTTCAAGAGTATAGAAGATTGTTTTAAAAGTATTCAAAGTTTGATACTATTAAGCTAAAGATTATAATTAATTTGTACACTGGAAGTATCCAGATACAAAAACCTAATGATTAGAGTGGGTATTGATAAGGTAGACCGATTTTCTACGATAAACATTCAGTTGAAACTGACTGATAACAAGTAGATTCTCAGTCCAAATATCAAACCTGAGAGGAGAATGAAGCAATTGAGTAAACAACAAGTCGGCGTCGTTGGTATGGCTGTTATGGGAAAAAACCTTGCACTAAATATCGAGAGTAGAGGATACAGTGTTTCAATCTACAATCGTACAAATGCTAAAACGGATGCAGTCATAGCAGAAAATCCAGGTAAGAACTTAGTTGCCACTTATGAACTAGAAGAATTTGTTCAATCTCTTGAAACACCTCGTCAAATTTTATTGATGGTTCAAGCTGGTAAAGGAACAGATGCTGTTATTCAACAGCTATTACCTTTCTTAGATAAAGGAGATATTCTAGTAGATGGTGGAAACACATTCTACAAAGATACGATCCGTAGAAGTGAAGAGCTTGCAGAATCAGGCATCAACTTTATTGGTACCGGGGTATCTGGTGGAGAAGAAGGCGCACTAAAAGGCCCCGCAATTATGCCAGGTGGTCAAAAAGAAGCGTATGATTTAATCGCTCCAATTCTTGAAAAGATTGCTGCTAAAGCACCAGCAGATAACGAACCCTGTGTAGCGTATATTGGACCTAACGGAGCTGGTCACTATGTAAAAATGGTTCATAATGGAATTGAATATGGAGATATGCAACTGATCGCTGAAGCCTATCACTTATTAAGTGAAGTTGCAGGCCTTCCTAATGATGAGATTGCTGAAGTGTTCAAAGAATGGAATACTGGAGAACTAGATAGTTTCTTGATCGAAATCACAGCGGATGCTTTGACGAAAAAAGATCCAGAAACAGGTAAACCAATGGTTGATATCATCTTAGACCGTGCTGGAAATAAAGGAACAGGTAAATGGACTTCTCAAAGTGCGCTGGATTTAGGTGTACCTCTTCCATTGATTACTGAGTCTGTATTTGCTAGATACATCTCTGCTCTTAAAGATGAGCGTGTAGCTGCAAGTAAAGTCTTAGCTAAACCAATTGCCAAAGCATACAATGGCGACAAAAAAGAATTGATTGAAAAAATTCGTCAAGCACTTTACTTCAGTAAAATCATGAGCTATGCTCAAGGATTCGCTCAAATGAGAACAGCTTCTGATGAATATAACTGGGATCTTAAGTACGGTGAAATCGCAAAAATCTTCCGAGCAGGCTGTATCATTCGTGCTGGATTCTTACAAAAAATCACAGACGCATACGACAGAACGCCTGGCCTTAAGAACTTAGTTCTTGATGAGTATTTCTTAGATATTACGAAAAACTACCAACAATCTGTTCGTGATCTAGTTGGATTAGCTGTACAATCTGGCGTTCCTGTGCCAGCATTCTCTTCAGCAATCTCTTATTACGATTCTTACCGTTCAGAACGTCTGCCAGCAAATATCATTCAAGCACAACGTGATTATTTCGGTGCACACACTTACGAACGTACAGATAAAGAAGGCACATTCCACTTCGACTGGTATGGAGATAATGGTCAAGAACAGTGGTAAGCACAAACAAATCAATTTAGATTGAATTGAAAAACGGAAAATGTGGATTCCACTTTTTTGGAATCCGCATTTTTTGTGTGTTAATTGTACGTTTTGAATAGAATTGTAGGCATGTTAAAGAAAAATTAGAAAAAAGTTTAAAGCTAACATTTTTTCTGTGTAAAAACTATGTTAAACTGATGGTGTATACGTGGATTAGTTTGAGTATAAAGCTATTATGCCCTTTATGCATACAAATTTTTCTTAAAATATAACTGAACTATAAGTAAAAATGTAAAAAAGTAAATAGAGAACTGGGAGCTGAAAAAATGGGGAAAATTTTAATAATTGAAGATGAAAAAAACCTTGCGCGTTTTGTGGAGTTAGAATTAAATCACGAAGGATTCGAAACAGAAGTTCGTTTCAACGGACGTGCTGGACTTGAAGCTGCTATTGATGAAAATGAAGAATGGGATATTATCTTGTTGGATCTTATGTTGCCTGAATTAAACGGTATCGATGTAGCACGTCGAATTCGTCAAGTAAGCAATGTGCCCATCATCATGATGACTGCTAGAGATTCAGTGATTGACAGAGTATCTGGTTTTGACCATGGAGCAGATGACTATGTTGTAAAACCATTCGCAATTGAAGAATTGCTTGCTAGAATGCGTGCACTATTAAGACGTATTGAAATTGAGACAGAAGAAAATGCCAATAGACAAACAACAGTAACATACAAAGACTTAACTGTTGAAAAAGAAAACCGTGTTGTTCGTCGCGGTGAAGATGTCATTGAATTGACTAAACGTGAATACGAGTTGCTCGTTGAGCTAATGGAAAACGTTAATGTCGTATTATCAAGAGAAGTTTTGTTGAACAAAGTATGGGGTTATGAAACTGAAGTTGAGACAAATGTAGTAG
Coding sequences within:
- the recN gene encoding DNA repair protein RecN, with translation MLQALHIQNFAIIQELSLDFNQGMTVLTGETGAGKSIIIDAVGLLAGGRGSAEFVRYGTKKCLLEGQFLLNENKEVMRLLDKHAIDSDDQVVMIQREIHATGRNVCRINGSIVTIAVLREIGNAMIDIHGQNEHQELMDSESHIELLDQYGNSKLETSKNRYQMLFKEYKKVKKEQNNWQYNEREFAQRLDILKFQVEEISDAQLEDNEEESLKEEEQKLSNHQSIVEALSNSYKALQGDEDSSGLDSVGQAMDIMSSIESMDEKFKQIYDTLSSAFFQIQEASSEIYNEMDSLEYDEERLNEIEERLNLIQQLKRKYGTSISEIKTFLQNAVDELEKIENREGQMDHLNKRVVELESKLLEEGKALSTLRRQTALKLEKAIHEQLKELFMDKVVFEVQFLRDIKAFRMDSAHDNGLDKIEFYVSTNPGEPLKPLVKVASGGELSRMMLAMKTVFSKEQGITSIIFDEVDTGVSGRVAQAIADKIYSVAFHSQVLCITHLPQVAAMADQHLYISKVIVEDRTSTHVEQLADKDKISEVARMLAGSEITKLTMDTANELLLLASKKKKV
- the gndA gene encoding NADP-dependent phosphogluconate dehydrogenase, with protein sequence MSKQQVGVVGMAVMGKNLALNIESRGYSVSIYNRTNAKTDAVIAENPGKNLVATYELEEFVQSLETPRQILLMVQAGKGTDAVIQQLLPFLDKGDILVDGGNTFYKDTIRRSEELAESGINFIGTGVSGGEEGALKGPAIMPGGQKEAYDLIAPILEKIAAKAPADNEPCVAYIGPNGAGHYVKMVHNGIEYGDMQLIAEAYHLLSEVAGLPNDEIAEVFKEWNTGELDSFLIEITADALTKKDPETGKPMVDIILDRAGNKGTGKWTSQSALDLGVPLPLITESVFARYISALKDERVAASKVLAKPIAKAYNGDKKELIEKIRQALYFSKIMSYAQGFAQMRTASDEYNWDLKYGEIAKIFRAGCIIRAGFLQKITDAYDRTPGLKNLVLDEYFLDITKNYQQSVRDLVGLAVQSGVPVPAFSSAISYYDSYRSERLPANIIQAQRDYFGAHTYERTDKEGTFHFDWYGDNGQEQW
- a CDS encoding response regulator transcription factor; this translates as MGKILIIEDEKNLARFVELELNHEGFETEVRFNGRAGLEAAIDENEEWDIILLDLMLPELNGIDVARRIRQVSNVPIIMMTARDSVIDRVSGFDHGADDYVVKPFAIEELLARMRALLRRIEIETEENANRQTTVTYKDLTVEKENRVVRRGEDVIELTKREYELLVELMENVNVVLSREVLLNKVWGYETEVETNVVDVYIRYLRNKIDVPNRESYIQTVRGTGYVMRT